The following are encoded together in the Roseobacter denitrificans OCh 114 genome:
- a CDS encoding pyrimidine 5'-nucleotidase: MAKAAFSDVRHWVFDLDHTLYPPSARLFDLIEVRMTAYVMQVLGVERAQADRLRKQYWAEHGTTLAGLMREHDVDPGPYLTDVHDIPMDRLSPDPELAEKIRALPGRRIVYTNGCAPYAERVLEARGLAGIFDAVYGVEHADFMPKPDHAAFEKIFAKDGLHTKTAAMFEDDPRNLKAPHAMGMRTVHVSDQADNSDHIHFHTDDLSGFLARII; the protein is encoded by the coding sequence ATGGCTAAAGCTGCTTTCTCGGATGTGCGTCACTGGGTTTTTGATCTGGACCACACCCTGTATCCTCCCTCTGCCCGTCTGTTTGACCTCATCGAAGTGCGCATGACCGCATATGTCATGCAAGTGCTTGGGGTCGAGCGGGCGCAGGCCGATCGCCTGCGCAAGCAGTATTGGGCGGAACACGGCACAACGCTTGCAGGCCTCATGCGCGAACATGATGTGGATCCGGGCCCTTATCTGACGGATGTTCATGATATTCCAATGGATCGCCTATCGCCGGATCCCGAATTGGCGGAAAAGATACGTGCCCTGCCCGGTCGGCGCATCGTCTATACCAATGGCTGTGCGCCTTATGCGGAACGGGTGTTGGAAGCGCGCGGATTGGCGGGCATCTTCGATGCGGTTTACGGCGTTGAACATGCGGATTTCATGCCCAAACCGGACCATGCGGCCTTTGAAAAAATATTCGCCAAAGATGGCCTGCACACCAAAACCGCCGCCATGTTCGAGGACGACCCCCGCAACCTCAAGGCGCCCCATGCGATGGGCATGCGCACGGTCCATGTGTCCGATCAAGCAGACAACAGCGATCACATCCATTTCCACACCGATGATTTAAGCGGGTTTCTGGCAAGGATAATTTAA
- a CDS encoding GntR family transcriptional regulator, with amino-acid sequence MQKPQNTDAYTMILEAIDLGIYRPGSRLVESELAERFGVSRTPIREALQRLETQSLLARDGRSLIVASLDHNQMAELYVVRRELEGLAARLAAQHATPEEVRILREMVEADNALIDDPVALSRANRRFHKQVHLASHNRYLVQQLDLVHRTMALMATTSLAAQGRGAIAQAEHDGIVSAIEKKDEEAAYVALRDHISVAFMTRLKQDAKRREEEV; translated from the coding sequence ATGCAAAAACCCCAGAATACAGATGCCTACACGATGATCCTCGAAGCGATCGACCTTGGCATTTACCGTCCCGGCAGCAGGCTGGTTGAAAGCGAGTTGGCCGAACGCTTCGGTGTGTCGCGCACGCCAATCCGCGAAGCCCTGCAGCGCCTTGAAACGCAATCCCTGCTGGCCCGCGACGGGCGCAGCCTGATTGTCGCCTCTCTGGATCACAACCAGATGGCGGAGTTATATGTCGTGCGCCGTGAGCTTGAAGGTCTGGCGGCGCGCCTCGCCGCGCAACATGCAACGCCCGAAGAAGTGCGCATCCTGCGCGAGATGGTTGAGGCGGACAATGCGCTGATTGATGATCCGGTGGCCTTGTCACGCGCGAACAGGCGGTTTCACAAACAGGTCCATCTTGCCTCACACAACCGATATCTGGTGCAGCAACTTGATCTGGTACATCGCACGATGGCTTTGATGGCGACGACCTCGCTGGCCGCGCAGGGGCGCGGGGCAATCGCGCAGGCCGAACATGATGGCATTGTGAGCGCTATTGAAAAGAAGGACGAGGAAGCGGCTTATGTGGCGCTCAGAGACCATATTTCCGTGGCCTTCATGACCCGGTTGAAACAGGATGCAAAACGCCGTGAGGAAGAGGTTTAG